One region of Polyodon spathula isolate WHYD16114869_AA chromosome 25, ASM1765450v1, whole genome shotgun sequence genomic DNA includes:
- the LOC121299745 gene encoding cysteine and glycine-rich protein 1-like has protein sequence MPFGGGNKCGVCQKAVYFAEEMQCDGKSFHKSCFLCTVCKKNLDSTTVAVHGDEIFCKACYGKKHGPKGYGYGQGAGTLSMDRGEGLGIKLEEQGEHRPTTNPNPSKFAQKVGGSEVCPRCSKAVYAAEKVVGAGQAWHKSCFRCAKCGKGLESTTLADKDGEIYCKACYAKNFGPKGFGFGQGAGALAHAQ, from the exons ATGCCTTTCGGCGGAGGGAACAAGTGTGGCGTCTGCCAGAAGGCTGTGTACTTCGCAGAGGAGATGCAGTGCGATGGAAAGAGCTTCCACAAGTCCTGCTTTCTGTGCA CGGTGTGCAAGAAGAACCTGGACAGCACCACTGTGGCGGTTCACGGAGACGAAATCTTCTGCAAGGCCTGCTACGGGAAGAAACACGGGCCAAAAGGGTACGGCTACGGCCAGGGAGCGGGGACTCTGAGCATGGACAGGGGCGAGGGACtcgggatcaagcttgaaga GCAGGGAGAACACCGTCCCaccaccaaccccaacccctccAAATTTGCCCAGAAGGTCGGGGGGTCGGAGGTGTGCCCCCGCTGCAGCAAGGCTGTCTACGCTGCAGAAAAGGTGGTGGGCGCTGGCCAG GCTTGGCACAAGAGCTGTTTCCGCTGTGCCAAATGTGGCAAGGGTCTGGAGTCGACCACCTTGGCGGATAAGGATGGAGAAATCTACTGTAAAG CATGTTACGCCAAAAACTTTGGCCCTAAAGGCTTTGGTTTTGGTCAAGGAGCTGGAGCGCTGGCCCATGCCCAGTAA